A genomic region of Dactylococcopsis salina PCC 8305 contains the following coding sequences:
- a CDS encoding alanine/glycine:cation symporter family protein, translating to MMNLFPISSEQLQGLLVAATEKLSFFTQLNQAFSDFVAALKIIFFYPIFGFPIIVLWLIIGGVYFTFRMGLINIKGFSHALAVLSGKYQSGSDDDDQEGEVSPFQAASTALSATVGLGSIAGSAIAIQMGGPGAIVWMSIAGFLGMSSKFVECTLGQKYRQVKPDGSVAGGPMYYISGGLAELGFRPLGSVLGVLFAILCVLGTFGAGNMFQANQSYAALAGVLPFIADRSWFYGLIMALLVGVVIIGGISRIGVVTSRLVPIVVLFYMTGCLWIILSNWEVIPEAVAIIFKGAFSPTAIEGGIVGVIVQGFRRAAFSNGAGIGSAAIAHSATRNDEPVREGIVASIEPLVDTLIICNLTAISIVITGVYKGFAVGEASGIQLTAAAFGTVVSWFPTVLAIAVILFAFSNIVSWSYYGEQAWMYLFGEASTLLYKVIFIVFVFLGSVIELGVVLDFSDMMLIAMSVPNLLGCFLLAGKVGDDLQVYMEKLRLERAMAANTETDTATKEEEYTKK from the coding sequence ATGATGAATCTATTTCCAATTTCTTCCGAGCAACTACAAGGTTTATTGGTCGCAGCCACAGAAAAATTGAGCTTCTTTACCCAACTCAATCAGGCTTTTTCCGACTTTGTGGCCGCTCTAAAAATCATTTTCTTCTATCCCATCTTTGGTTTTCCAATTATTGTCCTTTGGTTAATCATTGGTGGGGTTTATTTTACCTTTCGCATGGGATTAATTAATATAAAAGGATTTAGTCATGCGTTAGCGGTGCTTTCTGGAAAATATCAAAGTGGTAGCGATGATGATGATCAAGAGGGGGAAGTCTCTCCCTTTCAAGCGGCTTCCACCGCGCTTTCGGCGACAGTGGGTTTAGGAAGCATCGCCGGTTCTGCGATCGCGATTCAAATGGGGGGCCCAGGGGCGATCGTTTGGATGAGTATTGCTGGCTTTTTAGGAATGTCTAGTAAGTTTGTCGAATGTACGTTGGGACAAAAATATCGTCAAGTGAAACCTGATGGTAGTGTCGCTGGTGGCCCCATGTATTATATTTCTGGTGGATTAGCTGAGTTAGGATTTCGTCCTCTCGGTAGTGTTTTAGGGGTTTTATTTGCCATCCTCTGCGTTTTAGGAACGTTTGGCGCAGGGAATATGTTTCAGGCGAATCAGTCTTATGCGGCGTTGGCTGGGGTTTTACCCTTTATCGCCGATCGAAGCTGGTTTTATGGCTTGATTATGGCGTTATTAGTGGGTGTGGTGATTATTGGCGGCATTAGTCGCATTGGTGTTGTCACCAGCCGTCTCGTTCCGATCGTGGTCTTATTTTACATGACGGGTTGCCTCTGGATTATTCTCAGTAATTGGGAGGTAATCCCAGAAGCAGTGGCGATCATCTTTAAGGGGGCTTTTTCTCCCACTGCGATCGAAGGCGGGATTGTGGGAGTGATCGTCCAGGGATTTCGCCGCGCTGCCTTTTCTAATGGCGCTGGTATCGGATCAGCCGCGATCGCCCACTCTGCCACTCGTAATGATGAACCGGTACGAGAAGGAATTGTCGCCTCGATCGAGCCGTTAGTGGATACACTAATTATTTGTAATTTAACCGCGATTTCGATTGTAATCACTGGCGTTTATAAAGGATTTGCAGTGGGAGAAGCCTCTGGAATCCAACTCACTGCAGCAGCTTTCGGCACGGTAGTCAGTTGGTTTCCGACAGTGTTGGCAATTGCCGTGATTTTGTTCGCGTTTTCCAACATTGTTTCTTGGAGTTATTATGGCGAACAGGCTTGGATGTATCTGTTTGGAGAAGCCAGCACCCTTTTGTATAAGGTGATCTTTATCGTGTTTGTGTTTCTCGGTTCTGTGATTGAATTAGGAGTGGTTCTAGATTTTAGTGATATGATGCTGATCGCCATGTCTGTTCCTAACTTGCTAGGCTGCTTTCTGTTAGCGGGGAAAGTCGGAGACGATTTACAGGTTTATATGGAAAAACTGCGCTTAGAACGGGCGATGGCAGCCAATACAGAAACCGATACAGCCACCAAAGAAGAAGAATATACCAAAAAGTAA
- a CDS encoding RluA family pseudouridine synthase — MDNWDKQQVTISATGKQRLDRALVEGFPDFSRSRLQKLIEQGNVQVNGIISKDKKQLVQAKDEIVLWIPPPQPLDVQPESIPLDILYEDEHLIIVNKPAGLVVHPAPGNETGTLVNALLAHCENLAGIGGIERPGIVHRLDKDTSGAIVVAKNDFSHQHLQKQIQDKTAKREYLGLVYGVPKGENGSIDLPIGRHPVDRKKMAVVERGGRNAITHWQLQERLGNYSLLAFQLETGRTHQIRVHCAAIGHPIVGDPVYSTAHSLGVNLSGQVLHARRLVLTHPVTGETLSAIAPLPTDFTKLITVLKHRNM; from the coding sequence TTGGATAACTGGGACAAGCAACAAGTTACAATTAGCGCAACGGGGAAACAACGGCTCGATCGAGCATTAGTGGAAGGTTTCCCCGATTTTTCTCGTTCTCGGCTGCAAAAACTCATTGAACAGGGAAATGTTCAAGTTAATGGCATCATCAGCAAAGATAAAAAACAACTTGTTCAAGCTAAAGATGAGATTGTTTTGTGGATTCCTCCCCCACAACCGCTAGATGTACAGCCAGAGTCGATTCCGTTGGATATCTTGTATGAAGACGAACATTTGATTATTGTCAATAAACCTGCGGGTTTAGTGGTACATCCAGCGCCAGGGAATGAAACGGGAACGCTGGTAAATGCACTTTTAGCCCATTGTGAAAATTTAGCTGGTATTGGTGGGATCGAACGTCCTGGGATTGTTCATCGTTTAGATAAGGATACCAGTGGCGCGATCGTCGTGGCAAAAAATGACTTTTCCCATCAACATTTACAAAAACAAATCCAAGATAAAACCGCCAAAAGAGAGTATTTAGGCCTTGTTTACGGCGTGCCAAAAGGAGAAAACGGCTCGATCGATCTTCCCATTGGTCGTCATCCCGTTGACCGTAAAAAAATGGCAGTGGTAGAGAGAGGAGGGAGAAATGCCATCACCCATTGGCAACTTCAGGAACGCTTGGGGAATTATTCTCTGTTGGCGTTTCAGTTAGAAACTGGACGCACCCATCAGATTCGGGTTCATTGCGCCGCGATCGGGCATCCCATTGTTGGTGATCCAGTTTACAGCACAGCCCACTCATTAGGAGTCAATCTATCAGGACAGGTATTGCACGCCAGACGTTTGGTTTTAACGCATCCCGTCACTGGAGAAACCTTAAGCGCGATCGCCCCGTTACCCACCGATTTTACCAAATTAATAACTGTCTTGAAACATCGGAATATGTGA
- a CDS encoding PPC domain-containing protein — protein MVSRFSIPLFFGTLLLLTVPFITPIKAQSILYNPLSLPMNRKINDRLSAKDIPTGEGGFARDYQVRLEKNDQVSIDLKSEDFDSIVLLIAEDGTTVAENDDGPDGTTNSLLFTRITESGRYIVRVRAFGKTGGGDFTLKITRLQPIQGD, from the coding sequence ATGGTATCGCGCTTTTCAATTCCTCTCTTTTTCGGAACATTACTGTTATTGACCGTTCCCTTTATTACCCCAATTAAAGCTCAATCTATCCTCTATAATCCTTTAAGTTTACCGATGAATCGTAAGATCAACGATCGTCTCTCTGCGAAAGATATTCCCACAGGAGAAGGAGGGTTTGCGCGAGACTACCAGGTGCGATTAGAAAAAAACGATCAAGTTTCCATCGACTTAAAATCAGAGGACTTTGATAGCATTGTTTTACTAATTGCCGAAGATGGGACAACCGTAGCAGAAAATGATGATGGTCCCGATGGAACAACGAATTCCTTGCTATTTACTCGCATCACCGAATCTGGGCGCTATATTGTTCGTGTCAGAGCTTTTGGGAAAACGGGAGGCGGGGATTTTACTCTGAAAATTACTCGTTTACAGCCAATACAAGGAGATTAA
- the surE gene encoding 5'/3'-nucleotidase SurE, translating into MTRLLISNDDGIFAMGIRTLANTLAEKGYDVIVVCPDRERSATGHGLTLHQPIRSNQVDNLFHPSVTAWSCSGTPSDCVKFALSAILETPPDFVLSGINHGSNLGTDVLYSGTVSAAMEGTIDGIPSMAISLASYTATDFRVAAQVTSQILDKLPSIPEGTLLNVNIPAVAREEIAGIMLTRQGLRRYIEQFEKRLDPRGKSYYWLAGEAIEDIPQPEAKHLPADVPTDVCAIRENYVTITPLEFDLTNAQSFIKLQEQGINQAI; encoded by the coding sequence ATGACCAGATTGTTGATTAGTAATGATGATGGGATTTTCGCAATGGGGATTCGTACCTTAGCGAATACTCTCGCTGAGAAAGGATATGATGTAATTGTGGTTTGTCCCGATCGAGAACGATCGGCGACTGGACATGGCTTAACCCTTCACCAACCGATTCGATCGAATCAGGTGGATAATTTGTTTCATCCTTCTGTAACCGCTTGGTCTTGTTCGGGAACGCCTTCTGATTGTGTTAAATTTGCCTTGAGTGCCATTCTAGAAACCCCTCCCGACTTTGTTCTCTCTGGCATTAATCATGGTTCTAATTTAGGAACAGATGTTCTTTATTCGGGTACAGTTTCCGCCGCCATGGAAGGCACGATCGATGGTATTCCCAGTATGGCGATTAGTTTAGCCAGCTACACCGCCACTGATTTCCGCGTTGCAGCCCAAGTCACAAGCCAAATATTAGATAAGTTACCCTCGATTCCTGAAGGAACACTGCTTAATGTTAATATTCCTGCTGTAGCCAGAGAAGAAATCGCAGGAATCATGCTCACTCGTCAGGGGTTGAGACGGTATATTGAACAGTTTGAAAAACGACTTGATCCCAGAGGCAAGAGTTATTATTGGTTAGCAGGAGAAGCGATCGAAGACATTCCCCAACCAGAAGCGAAACATCTCCCTGCGGATGTTCCAACGGACGTATGTGCCATTCGGGAAAATTATGTCACAATTACCCCCCTTGAATTTGATTTAACAAATGCTCAAAGTTTTATCAAATTGCAAGAGCAAGGAATTAATCAAGCTATTTAG